The Epilithonimonas zeae genome contains a region encoding:
- a CDS encoding lmo0937 family membrane protein has product MRNLLWLVAVICIIVWLLGMLGVVPGMDTGSLIHVLLVIAIVVVLFNIISGRKPLD; this is encoded by the coding sequence ATGAGAAATCTATTATGGTTAGTCGCAGTCATTTGTATTATTGTATGGCTTTTAGGAATGTTAGGCGTTGTTCCGGGAATGGACACAGGAAGTTTAATTCACGTTCTTCTGGTTATCGCTATTGTAGTGGTATTATTTAATATCATCTCAGGAAGAAAGCCTCTGGATTAA
- a CDS encoding Tex family protein produces the protein MTASEFIHKQLNIPTKSIDSTLQLFTEDCTIPFIARYRKDKTGNLDEVAIENIFKLNKQFEEIVKRKQSILKSIEEQSALTSELRQKIEFSFDLQELEDFYLPYKKRKKTKADTAREKGLEPLAKIIMSQRSDDIDFIASKYINQNVADEDDALQGARDIIAEWINENLYVRKNLRRLFQRKAIICSKVVKSKKDEEAAQKFSQYFEWQEALNRIPSHRLLAMLRAENEGFVKTSVDIEKDEALDLIENAIIKSNNSSSKQIELAITDSFKRLLEPALSNEALQEAKEKADIKAIEVFSENLQQLLLASPLGEKRILAIDPGYRTGCKVVCLDEKGDLLHNENIYPHAPQNESGMAMKKIRSMVNAYNIEAISIGNGTASRETEFFIKKIAFDKPIQVFVVSEAGASVYSASKIARDEFPNYDVTVRGAVSIGRRLADPLAELVKIDPKSIGVGQYQHDVDQTKLKEELDNTVIRSVNSVGINLNTASKSLLSYVSGIGEKMAENIVNFRTENGAFTERKELKKVPRLGEKAYQQAAAFVRIKNAKNPLDNSAVHPEAYKTIEKMAKDLGLKTEDLISNKDKIASINPEKYVTNDIGILAIKDILKELEKPGLDPRKAAKVFEFDPNVKSIKDVKPGMILPGIVNNITAFGCFVDLGIKESGLVHISQLKDGFVSDVNEVVKLHQHVQVKITEVDEARKRIQLTMIL, from the coding sequence ATGACGGCTTCAGAATTCATACATAAGCAATTAAATATTCCAACCAAAAGTATAGATAGTACGCTTCAGCTTTTCACCGAAGATTGTACAATCCCTTTCATTGCGCGTTACCGAAAAGATAAAACCGGTAACCTGGATGAAGTTGCTATTGAAAATATTTTCAAACTGAATAAGCAATTTGAAGAAATAGTTAAAAGAAAGCAAAGCATTCTGAAATCTATCGAAGAACAAAGTGCTTTAACTTCTGAATTAAGACAAAAAATAGAATTTAGTTTTGATTTGCAGGAGTTAGAAGATTTTTACCTGCCTTACAAAAAACGAAAAAAGACAAAAGCTGATACTGCTAGAGAAAAAGGATTGGAACCCTTAGCCAAAATCATTATGAGCCAACGTTCTGATGACATTGATTTTATCGCTTCTAAATATATTAATCAAAATGTTGCCGACGAAGATGACGCTCTGCAAGGTGCAAGGGATATCATTGCAGAATGGATCAATGAAAATCTCTATGTTCGTAAAAACTTGAGGCGATTATTCCAGAGAAAAGCCATTATTTGTTCCAAAGTTGTCAAATCGAAAAAAGATGAGGAAGCAGCACAAAAATTCTCACAATATTTTGAATGGCAGGAAGCCTTGAACAGAATCCCATCTCATCGTCTATTGGCAATGCTCCGTGCTGAGAATGAAGGCTTTGTAAAAACTTCTGTCGATATCGAAAAAGATGAAGCGCTTGACCTTATCGAAAATGCGATTATAAAAAGTAATAATTCATCTTCAAAACAAATCGAATTAGCGATTACTGATTCCTTCAAACGATTGTTAGAGCCAGCTCTTTCCAATGAAGCGCTTCAGGAAGCCAAAGAAAAAGCAGATATCAAAGCGATCGAGGTTTTTTCTGAGAATCTTCAACAACTGCTACTCGCTTCGCCTTTGGGAGAAAAGAGAATTTTAGCCATTGACCCTGGTTACAGAACTGGTTGCAAGGTCGTTTGTCTGGACGAAAAAGGTGACCTTTTACACAACGAAAATATCTATCCGCACGCACCTCAAAACGAAAGCGGAATGGCGATGAAAAAAATCCGCTCGATGGTTAATGCTTATAATATTGAAGCTATCTCCATCGGCAACGGAACTGCCAGCCGTGAAACCGAATTCTTCATTAAGAAAATTGCATTTGATAAACCAATTCAGGTTTTTGTAGTTTCGGAAGCAGGCGCATCAGTCTATTCTGCCAGTAAAATTGCTAGAGATGAATTCCCGAATTATGATGTAACCGTACGTGGTGCAGTTTCCATTGGACGAAGATTAGCCGATCCATTAGCCGAATTAGTAAAAATCGACCCTAAATCTATTGGGGTGGGACAATATCAGCACGATGTAGATCAAACCAAACTAAAGGAAGAATTGGACAACACAGTCATCCGCTCCGTAAACTCTGTCGGTATCAATCTTAATACGGCAAGTAAATCTTTGTTGAGCTACGTTTCCGGAATTGGAGAAAAAATGGCCGAGAATATTGTGAATTTCCGAACAGAAAATGGCGCTTTCACCGAAAGAAAAGAACTTAAAAAAGTACCTCGATTAGGCGAAAAAGCCTATCAGCAAGCCGCAGCTTTTGTGAGGATCAAGAATGCAAAAAATCCTTTGGACAATTCAGCCGTTCATCCGGAAGCTTACAAGACCATTGAAAAAATGGCGAAAGATCTTGGCTTGAAAACTGAAGATTTAATTTCGAATAAAGACAAAATAGCCTCTATCAATCCTGAAAAATATGTGACCAATGATATTGGAATTCTTGCGATTAAGGATATTCTGAAAGAATTAGAGAAACCAGGATTAGACCCAAGAAAAGCAGCAAAAGTTTTTGAATTTGATCCCAATGTAAAATCAATCAAAGATGTTAAACCTGGAATGATACTTCCCGGGATTGTGAATAACATTACAGCTTTCGGATGCTTTGTCGATTTGGGAATCAAAGAAAGTGGATTGGTTCATATCTCTCAATTGAAAGATGGCTTTGTATCAGACGTGAATGAGGTAGTTAAACTTCATCAACACGTTCAGGTTAAAATCACTGAAGTGGATGAGGCAAGGAAGAGAATCCAGTTGACAATGATTTTGTAA
- a CDS encoding endonuclease/exonuclease/phosphatase family protein, translating to MDTELLTFYNVENFYPPDKDSAESYHSGLYNWDEYKYNLKVRKISNVFRFIEEDFGQLPSIIGLAEIGAKSVLEDLTQINSPLNDYEIIYEPSQDSRNLSVALLFDKEKFTLLKYHTLQFQLDKEKEFDTRDILQAEFSYQEKKLHIFILHLPSKRNRDIKKDHRNFIIEKLKETLQKLFDKGETVVLMGDFNENPDNEVVKELLFDKDGEQVLNNPFEKLFNENQFSTYHGKKGVCFDQILFTEKNLKENFTFKNIEAQIYNSQRLRNKDNKNSNYPSRTYSGSRYMSGYSDHFPVILKLFRNQQS from the coding sequence ATGGATACAGAATTGCTGACATTTTATAACGTCGAAAATTTTTATCCGCCTGACAAAGATTCTGCAGAATCCTATCATTCCGGATTATACAATTGGGATGAGTACAAATACAATCTGAAAGTCAGAAAAATATCTAATGTCTTTCGTTTCATCGAGGAAGATTTTGGGCAATTGCCTTCTATTATTGGTTTGGCTGAGATTGGAGCAAAATCTGTTTTGGAAGATTTAACTCAGATAAATTCTCCTCTCAATGATTATGAAATCATCTATGAACCATCTCAAGATTCCCGCAATCTAAGTGTGGCTTTGCTTTTTGATAAAGAAAAATTTACTTTACTGAAATATCATACTTTACAGTTTCAATTGGATAAAGAGAAAGAATTTGATACACGTGATATTTTGCAAGCGGAGTTTTCTTACCAAGAAAAAAAACTTCACATTTTTATCCTTCATCTGCCTTCCAAAAGAAATCGGGATATAAAAAAAGACCATCGAAATTTTATTATTGAAAAGTTAAAAGAAACACTTCAGAAACTATTTGATAAAGGAGAAACTGTTGTTTTGATGGGCGATTTCAATGAAAATCCGGATAATGAAGTTGTTAAGGAATTGCTTTTTGATAAAGATGGTGAACAGGTTCTTAATAATCCTTTTGAAAAATTATTCAATGAAAATCAGTTTTCGACTTATCACGGAAAGAAAGGTGTTTGTTTTGATCAAATTTTATTTACAGAAAAAAATTTAAAAGAAAACTTTACTTTTAAAAATATCGAAGCTCAAATCTATAATTCTCAAAGGCTGAGAAACAAAGACAACAAGAACAGTAATTATCCTTCAAGAACTTATTCAGGTTCGAGATATATGAGTGGTTACAGCGACCATTTTCCTGTTATTTTAAAATTATTCCGGAATCAACAATCATAA